The Primulina eburnea isolate SZY01 chromosome 8, ASM2296580v1, whole genome shotgun sequence genome contains a region encoding:
- the LOC140839063 gene encoding uncharacterized protein yields MRQRRWLELVKDYECDISYHPRKANMVADTLTRKAAVITQLSLQRPLQSEIQQFELIVYARGEAPNLATLSAQSTLRDIIREGHSSDEKLQKWRARDEAKGRKLYSEVYGIVRYRDRLWVPSDDSLSDLIMKEAHDTPYSIQLGSTKM; encoded by the coding sequence atgagacagcgtagatggcttgagttAGTTAAAGACTATGaatgtgacattagctaccatccgagaAAAGCTAATATGGTGGCAGACACATTGACTCGTAAAGCAGCAGTTATTACTCAATTATCTCTTCAaagaccgttgcagtccgagatacagcAGTTTGAGCTTATAGTTTAcgctaggggcgaggccccaaatCTTGCCACTTTATCAGCGCAGTCGACCTTAAGGGATATAATCCGTGAGGGGCACTCTAGTGATGAGaaattacagaaatggagagctagagatgaagccaagggccgaAAGTTATATTCCGAGGTGTATGGTATAGTTCGTTATCGAGATCgtttatgggttcctagtgatgATTCTTTGAGTGATCTcattatgaaggaagctcaTGACACACCTTATTCCATTCAACTGGGAAGCACAAAAATGTAA
- the LOC140839062 gene encoding uncharacterized protein, with the protein MGASGEQRLLQLNEMEEFRNDAYENAKIYKEKTKKWHDKQILRRDFEPGQQVLLFNSRLRLFPGKLKSRWSGPFTVETVYPYGAIELKCNDGRTFKVNGQRVKAYYGTEVRNIENFSLGEPI; encoded by the coding sequence ATGGGAGCATCGGGAGAGCAACGACTGTTGCAGTTGAATGAGATGGAAGAATTCAGGAATGATGCttacgaaaatgccaagatATATAAGGAAAAGACCAAGAAATGGCACGACAAGCAGATTCTTCGACGAGACTTCGAACCAGGACAACAGGTGTTACTATTCAATTCTCGACTGAgattgtttcctggtaagttaaaATCACGATGGTCTGGGCCATTCACAGTCGAAACAGTGTACCCATACGGTGCAATTGAGTTGAAGTGCAATGATGGACGAACTTTCAAGGTCAATGGACAGCGAGTTAAGGCATACTATGGAACTGAAGTGAGGAATATTGAGAATTTCAGTCTGGGTGAAcccatttga